In a single window of the Cryomorphaceae bacterium 1068 genome:
- a CDS encoding peptidoglycan DD-metalloendopeptidase family protein: MNLFSVKHILLLLALFGALIAGAQEKESLKKERDKISEEISFTNKLLQETRQNRSKMEGELGLLNKKIRLREDLIGSIKKEVRLYNRQIERNREQIAELESELGELKNRYADLIRLAHRTNRTQDRLMFIFASEDFIQAIRRIRYFRQLADLRKQQAEDIESTKEKLVGLNRELNDGISSKNETLEQEQNAKQDLSQDLSKQKETVSSLKSEERSLLSKLKKQEKQREKVNKEIQRIIEAEIRASKKDNAGVFSLTPEAAALSADFEKNRGKLPWPVERGVITQKFGDNPHPVLAGIMVPNNGVNIATNQNAQIRAVFDGTVSGVFSIPGAGKNVIINHGGYRSVYSNMKEVFVSKGQKISAKEAIGLVLTDEVDGKTEAHIEIWKVSEQGTVKEDPAKWIVRQ, encoded by the coding sequence ATGAACCTCTTTTCCGTTAAGCATATACTGTTGCTTTTAGCTCTGTTCGGGGCTTTGATAGCAGGTGCTCAAGAAAAAGAGAGCTTAAAGAAAGAACGCGATAAAATTTCTGAAGAGATCAGTTTCACGAATAAATTGCTTCAGGAAACCCGTCAGAACCGAAGTAAAATGGAGGGGGAATTGGGGCTTCTAAATAAAAAGATAAGGCTTCGCGAAGACCTGATCGGTAGTATCAAGAAGGAAGTACGACTTTACAATCGGCAGATCGAACGGAACCGCGAACAGATTGCCGAATTGGAATCTGAATTGGGTGAGTTGAAAAACCGCTATGCCGATCTGATCCGCCTGGCTCATCGCACCAATCGCACCCAGGATAGGCTTATGTTCATCTTTGCCTCAGAAGACTTTATTCAAGCCATTCGACGAATTCGCTACTTCAGGCAGCTGGCCGACCTGAGAAAACAACAGGCAGAGGATATTGAAAGCACCAAAGAGAAATTGGTCGGGCTGAATCGTGAGCTGAATGACGGCATCAGTTCCAAAAATGAAACACTCGAGCAAGAGCAAAATGCAAAGCAGGACCTTTCTCAAGACCTTTCCAAACAAAAGGAAACCGTCTCTTCACTGAAAAGCGAAGAACGTAGCCTACTGAGTAAGCTGAAGAAACAGGAAAAGCAGCGAGAAAAGGTCAACAAAGAAATCCAGCGAATAATCGAAGCGGAAATCAGAGCTTCGAAAAAAGATAATGCGGGCGTTTTTTCCTTGACCCCGGAGGCGGCAGCTCTTTCTGCTGATTTTGAAAAAAACAGAGGAAAACTTCCGTGGCCCGTTGAACGCGGCGTCATTACCCAAAAATTCGGGGATAACCCTCATCCCGTTTTAGCAGGAATCATGGTTCCCAACAATGGTGTGAACATTGCCACCAATCAAAACGCTCAGATCAGAGCCGTTTTTGATGGAACGGTATCAGGTGTATTCAGCATTCCCGGAGCAGGGAAAAATGTCATTATCAACCATGGAGGTTACCGCTCGGTGTATTCCAATATGAAAGAAGTATTCGTCTCTAAGGGTCAGAAAATTTCAGCTAAAGAAGCAATTGGCCTCGTACTGACC